One Salvelinus sp. IW2-2015 linkage group LG4q.2, ASM291031v2, whole genome shotgun sequence DNA window includes the following coding sequences:
- the LOC111963588 gene encoding type II iodothyronine deiodinase-like has product MGAASVDLLVTLQILPGFFSNCLFLALYDSVVLVKRVVSLLSCPGGGGGEWQRMLTSAGLRSIWNSFLLDAYKQVKLGSEAPNSKVVKVPGSGGNHGFRRRSSVTTTTARHPGDECRLLDFESSERPLVVNFGSATUPPFISHLPAFRRLVEEFSNVADFLLVYIDEAHPSDGWVAPTMGPCSFEVRKHRSLEERVVAAMKLTEAFSLPPQCQLVADCMDNNANVAYGVSYERVCIVQRRKIAYLGGKGPFFYNLKDVRQYLEQRYGKR; this is encoded by the exons ATGGGCGCTGCCAGCGTGGACCTGCTGGTCACCCTCCAGATCCTGCCCGGTTTCTTCTCCAACTGCCTGTTCCTCGCGCTCTACGACTCGGTGGTCCTGGTGAAGCGCGTGGTGTCGTTGCTGAGCTGCCCTGGCGGCGGCGGGGGAGAGTGGCAGCGCATGCTGACCTCGGCGGGGCTCCGGTCCATATGGAACAGCTTCCTGCTGGACGCATACAAACAG GTGAAACTTGGCAGTGAGGCACCCAACTCCAAAGTGGTGAAGGTTCCTGGTAGCGGTGGTAACCATGGCTTCCGGCGGCGGAGCAGTGTGACCACCACCACGGCCCGTCATCCTGGAGACGAGTGCCGCCTGCTGGACTTCGAGTCATCGGAGCGCCCTCTTGTGGTGAACTTCGGTTCGGCCACCTGACCCCCATTCATCAGCCACCTGCCCGCCTTCCGGCGGCTGGTGGAGGAGTTCTCTAACGTGGCCGACTTCCTGCTGGTCTACATCGACGAGGCGCACCCCTCAGACGGCTGGGTGGCGCCCACCATGGGCCCATGCTCCTTCGAGGTCAGGAAGCACCGGTcgctggaggagagggtggtgGCGGCCATGAAACTGACTGAGGCCTTCAGCCTGCCGCCTCAGTGCCAGCTGGTGGCTGACTGCATGGACAACAATGCTAACGTAGCCTACGGCGTGTCCTACGAGAGGGTGTGCATCGTGCAGAGAAGGAAGATCGCCTACCTGGGTGGGAAGGGACCCTTCTTCTACAACCTGAAGGATGTGAGGCAGTATCTGGAACAGAGATATGGCAAGAGATag